The Hyphococcus flavus genome contains a region encoding:
- the cysN gene encoding sulfate adenylyltransferase subunit CysN, whose protein sequence is MSVSTLKPSDDVIEYLAAHERKSMLRFITCGSVDDGKSTLIGRLLYDSKLLYDDQISALENDTKKHGTQGEKIDFALLVDGLAAEREQGITIDVAYRFFSTEKRKFIVADTPGHEQYTRNMATGASTADLAVILIDARKGMLTQTRRHSYIVSLLGIHHVVIAINKMDLVDYNENTFDRIEAEYRKFAKDLGFETITCIPMSALEGVNVTSKSRETPWYQGCALLPYLETVKVRGDLADKPFRLPVQWVNRPNLDFRGFSGTLASGTVKPGDEIVVLPSAKRSKVKSVVTYDSQLDEARPDMAVTLTLEDEIDISRGDVICAGKAPAEQTDQFAAHLLWMAEDALYPGRQYLLKTANRIIPATVTELKHKVNVNTLEHMSGKTLALNEVGFCNFSLAQPIAFDPYKDNRRTGSFVLIDRRTNATIGAGMIDFSLRRAKNVHWQDLDVNKTARASAKHQRPCVLWFTGLSGSGKSTVANLVEKRLHDMGRHTYTLDGDNVRHGLNKDLGFTDADRVENIRRVGETAKLMADAGLIVLVSFISPFQSERRMARELLEDGEFIEVFISTPLEVCEQRDVKGLYAKARRGEIKNFTGIDSEYQPPENPELDLDTSEIAAEAAATRIVDYLQQSGYLDA, encoded by the coding sequence ATGTCAGTATCGACCCTGAAACCCTCCGACGACGTCATTGAGTATCTTGCTGCGCATGAACGAAAGTCCATGCTGCGGTTCATCACCTGCGGCAGCGTCGATGACGGCAAGTCGACACTGATCGGACGGCTGCTCTACGATTCAAAACTTCTATATGATGACCAGATTTCGGCTCTCGAAAACGACACGAAAAAGCACGGCACGCAAGGTGAAAAAATTGACTTCGCACTCCTCGTCGACGGACTTGCCGCCGAACGCGAGCAAGGCATCACCATCGATGTCGCCTATCGTTTCTTTTCAACGGAAAAGCGCAAATTCATTGTCGCCGACACGCCGGGTCACGAACAATATACGCGTAACATGGCGACTGGCGCTTCAACTGCCGACCTCGCCGTCATCCTGATCGACGCACGCAAGGGTATGCTGACACAAACGCGACGTCACAGCTACATCGTTTCTTTGCTTGGCATCCATCATGTAGTTATCGCCATCAACAAGATGGATCTTGTTGATTACAACGAAAACACTTTCGACAGAATCGAAGCCGAATACCGCAAATTTGCCAAAGACCTCGGTTTTGAAACTATAACTTGCATCCCCATGTCAGCGCTTGAGGGTGTCAACGTCACCAGTAAAAGCCGTGAGACGCCCTGGTATCAGGGTTGTGCGCTGTTGCCTTATCTTGAAACCGTCAAAGTGCGCGGCGACCTGGCGGACAAGCCGTTCAGATTGCCGGTGCAATGGGTGAACCGCCCAAATCTCGATTTTCGCGGATTTTCAGGCACGCTTGCCAGCGGAACCGTGAAACCGGGCGATGAAATTGTTGTTCTCCCTTCCGCAAAACGCTCGAAAGTGAAATCCGTCGTCACTTATGACAGTCAGCTGGACGAAGCCCGCCCTGACATGGCGGTTACCCTGACACTTGAAGATGAAATCGATATCTCGCGCGGTGACGTCATTTGCGCCGGCAAGGCGCCGGCCGAACAGACGGATCAGTTCGCCGCTCACCTTTTATGGATGGCGGAAGACGCGCTTTATCCCGGCCGTCAGTACCTTTTGAAAACGGCAAACAGAATTATTCCCGCCACGGTTACCGAGCTAAAACACAAGGTGAACGTCAACACGCTTGAACATATGTCAGGCAAAACACTCGCGCTGAACGAAGTCGGTTTTTGTAATTTCAGTCTTGCACAACCGATTGCTTTCGATCCTTACAAGGACAACCGCAGAACCGGTTCGTTTGTTCTGATTGACCGCAGAACCAACGCCACTATCGGCGCAGGCATGATCGATTTCTCGTTAAGGCGCGCGAAAAACGTTCACTGGCAGGATCTTGATGTTAACAAAACAGCACGCGCAAGCGCAAAGCATCAGCGGCCCTGCGTGTTGTGGTTCACCGGGCTTTCAGGTTCCGGTAAATCAACCGTTGCAAACCTTGTCGAAAAACGTCTTCATGACATGGGCCGTCATACATATACGCTGGACGGCGATAATGTGCGCCACGGTCTGAACAAGGACCTTGGCTTCACCGACGCTGACCGTGTCGAGAACATCCGCCGTGTTGGCGAGACAGCGAAACTGATGGCCGACGCCGGCCTGATTGTCCTCGTATCCTTCATCTCACCGTTCCAGAGCGAACGCCGCATGGCGCGAGAGCTGTTGGAAGATGGCGAGTTTATAGAGGTCTTCATCTCAACGCCCCTGGAAGTGTGCGAACAGCGCGATGTCAAAGGCCTTTACGCCAAGGCCCGGCGCGGCGAGATCAAGAACTTCACCGGCATCGACAGTGAATATCAGCCGCCTGAAAACCCCGAACTTGATCTCGACACGTCAGAAATCGCCGCTGAGGCAGCTGCAACACGGATCGTCGACTATTTGCAGCAAAGCGGATATCTCGACGCCTAA
- the hflX gene encoding GTPase HflX, whose product MFAIVLHPAIRGEASTRLPEARLEEAVGLAAAINIKVIAEEIIQIGQPKPSTLIGGGKVEEIASFIETHKPKPGLVIVDGALTPVQHRNLEKAWNAKVLDRTALILEIFGARAQTAEGVLQVELAHLDYQRSRLVRSWTHLERQRGGAGFLGGPGERQIESDRRALDDKIVRLKKKLEDVRRTRTLQRAKRKKAPHPVIALVGYTNAGKSTLFNRMTKASVKAQDLLFATLDPTMRAIDLPSGVRAILSDTVGFISDLPTQLVAAFRATLEEVLEADVIVHVRDISHPDTEAQKADVLAVLRALGIEENDERPVIEALNKIDLLDDDDRQDLLAITRLKSEADAGEPVRIPMSAETGEGVSALFDAIEAALTEAHQEMVVRLSAPFGAARAWLHQRSDILDETPSGVDLVIKTRLSKKTEGQFFKLFPAATLANDADAAYKSA is encoded by the coding sequence ATGTTTGCTATTGTGTTGCACCCCGCCATTCGCGGCGAGGCAAGCACGCGCCTTCCGGAGGCGCGGCTGGAAGAAGCTGTGGGCTTGGCGGCGGCGATCAATATAAAAGTTATCGCTGAGGAAATTATCCAGATTGGACAACCAAAACCTTCAACGCTTATTGGCGGCGGCAAGGTTGAGGAAATCGCGTCCTTTATCGAAACACACAAGCCGAAGCCAGGATTGGTCATTGTCGACGGCGCGCTAACGCCTGTTCAGCACCGGAATCTTGAAAAGGCGTGGAACGCAAAAGTTCTGGACCGTACGGCGCTGATCCTTGAAATTTTCGGCGCCCGTGCGCAAACGGCCGAAGGCGTTTTACAAGTTGAACTCGCGCATCTTGATTATCAGCGATCGCGCCTGGTGCGATCATGGACTCACCTTGAACGGCAGCGAGGCGGGGCGGGCTTTCTGGGCGGTCCCGGCGAACGGCAAATCGAATCCGACCGCCGTGCGCTTGATGACAAGATCGTCCGTCTAAAGAAGAAACTAGAAGACGTCAGGCGAACGAGAACATTGCAGCGCGCCAAGCGAAAGAAAGCGCCGCATCCGGTCATTGCGCTGGTCGGTTATACGAACGCCGGTAAATCGACGCTGTTTAATCGAATGACAAAAGCGAGCGTAAAAGCGCAAGACCTACTTTTTGCGACACTTGACCCGACCATGCGCGCGATTGATCTGCCGTCCGGTGTACGAGCAATTCTGTCCGATACTGTCGGATTTATTTCTGATTTGCCGACACAACTCGTGGCGGCGTTTCGGGCAACGCTCGAAGAAGTGTTGGAAGCGGACGTGATCGTCCATGTGCGCGATATCTCTCATCCCGACACGGAGGCGCAAAAGGCCGATGTCCTGGCTGTGCTGCGCGCGCTCGGCATTGAGGAAAACGATGAGCGTCCGGTCATAGAAGCGTTAAATAAAATAGACCTGCTTGATGATGACGATCGTCAGGATTTACTGGCGATAACGCGCCTAAAGAGTGAGGCCGACGCTGGCGAGCCGGTACGGATTCCAATGTCTGCTGAGACTGGCGAAGGGGTGTCGGCGCTGTTTGACGCGATCGAAGCGGCGCTGACTGAGGCGCATCAGGAAATGGTTGTGCGATTATCGGCGCCATTCGGAGCTGCGCGCGCATGGCTGCACCAGCGCAGTGATATTCTCGACGAGACGCCAAGCGGGGTTGATCTGGTTATAAAGACGCGGTTGTCAAAAAAGACCGAGGGACAGTTTTTCAAACTCTTTCCCGCGGCAACACTCGCGAATGACGCTGACGCTGCCTATAAAAGCGCATGA
- a CDS encoding GbsR/MarR family transcriptional regulator: MTEITDKANSLSPAIERFILHWGDMGASWGVNRSVAQIHALLLVSDKPLHAEEIANQLGMARSNVSNSLKDLTTWELVRRAPIKGDRRDHFIAEGDVWEMVFRIVEMRKAREIDPAKSVLSHCLDEARDDPKTNDAAVKRLSDIKELMDLLDGWYGQLKDTPKETLLPLIRMGSKAVDLLKPFLKKKAE; the protein is encoded by the coding sequence ATGACAGAAATTACTGATAAAGCGAACTCCCTCAGCCCCGCCATAGAGCGGTTTATTCTGCATTGGGGCGATATGGGCGCGAGCTGGGGCGTCAACCGTTCGGTCGCGCAAATCCATGCGCTGTTGCTGGTCAGCGATAAACCTCTGCATGCGGAGGAGATTGCGAACCAGCTCGGCATGGCGCGCTCCAATGTTTCGAATTCACTGAAAGACCTCACCACGTGGGAGCTTGTGCGCCGCGCGCCGATCAAGGGCGACCGCCGTGATCATTTTATTGCAGAGGGCGATGTCTGGGAAATGGTGTTTCGCATTGTCGAGATGCGCAAAGCTCGGGAGATCGATCCGGCCAAATCAGTATTGAGCCACTGCCTCGACGAAGCGCGTGATGACCCAAAAACGAATGATGCGGCCGTGAAACGCCTTAGCGATATCAAGGAACTGATGGATCTGCTCGATGGCTGGTACGGCCAGCTAAAAGACACGCCGAAGGAAACCTTGCTGCCCTTAATTCGCATGGGCTCCAAAGCGGTCGATTTACTAAAGCCTTTTCTGAAAAAGAAAGCCGAATGA
- a CDS encoding DUF3429 domain-containing protein — MAYVVSVLNHSGKEQIAAQSSVKTGAAQLLAYLASAPLIAAALIIISTDADGVYAASYAMTLYGAALIVFFGGVRWGVAIMKDGGPTMRALLGAGLPLVLALPLLAPSGGLYWKFLVIMALVALLLIDDLRATRRGSGAPEWYLAVRLPLTVLIELAFLIAIVGVMR, encoded by the coding sequence GTGGCCTATGTCGTTAGCGTTCTAAATCACTCTGGTAAAGAACAAATAGCGGCGCAGAGTTCAGTTAAGACCGGTGCGGCGCAACTCCTGGCGTACCTCGCATCTGCACCGTTGATTGCTGCTGCGCTGATTATTATCAGCACTGATGCTGACGGTGTATACGCCGCGAGCTACGCTATGACGCTATACGGCGCGGCGCTGATCGTTTTCTTCGGCGGCGTCAGATGGGGCGTCGCTATTATGAAAGACGGCGGGCCGACCATGCGCGCGCTGTTGGGCGCCGGGCTGCCGCTTGTGCTGGCGTTGCCTTTGCTTGCGCCAAGTGGCGGTCTCTACTGGAAGTTTCTCGTTATCATGGCGCTGGTGGCGCTTTTGTTGATCGACGATCTAAGGGCTACACGCCGAGGCTCCGGCGCGCCGGAATGGTACCTTGCCGTGCGCCTGCCGCTTACGGTGCTGATCGAACTTGCGTTTCTCATTGCGATTGTCGGAGTGATGAGATGA
- a CDS encoding GIY-YIG nuclease family protein translates to MRVVGFVYMLQCADGSYYVGSHRGDDVDTRIQQHNEGINTHSYTFRRRPVELVWSDCFYRFDELVACERQIKGWSRAKKEALIRGDRAALKELSARGVKLPDVADPSRRIDHSMNDQSSSG, encoded by the coding sequence ATGCGCGTAGTGGGGTTTGTTTACATGCTGCAATGTGCAGATGGTAGTTACTATGTCGGCTCACATCGAGGCGATGACGTTGACACTAGGATTCAGCAACACAATGAAGGCATAAACACACATTCCTACACATTTCGCAGACGTCCCGTCGAACTCGTTTGGAGCGACTGCTTTTATCGATTTGACGAACTGGTTGCCTGCGAAAGGCAGATCAAAGGGTGGAGCCGGGCGAAAAAAGAGGCGCTAATTCGTGGCGACCGCGCTGCATTAAAAGAATTGTCGGCACGTGGGGTGAAATTGCCGGATGTCGCCGATCCTTCGCGACGGATTGATCATTCGATGAATGATCAATCCTCCTCAGGATGA
- a CDS encoding MmgE/PrpD family protein: MITHDVRAHRSKDNLKREDQLAWKIAEVAADPVEVDAEATDMIINRIIDNASVGIASLNRGPIKSARAMANAHMRSGGASLFGLPADHTVCAEWAAWANGTAVRELDFHDTFLAADYSHPGDNIPPVLAVAQQCGKDGKALLRGIATGYEIQVNLVKAICLHEHKIDHIAHIGPSASAAVGTLLGLDTEVIYQSVQQGLHTTVTTRQSRKGEISTWKAFAPAYAGKLAIEAVDRCMRGEGAPSPIYEGEDSVIAYILNGRTARDKGESPYEPAYHVPLPGKGEAKRAILETYTKEHSAEYQSQALIDLAFRMGKEVEGRGGFDKVKSIVLHTSHHTHYVIGTGSGDPQKMDPNASRETLDHSIMYIFAVALQDGEWHHVRSYAPERAKREDTVRLWHKISTVEDPEWTRRYHSHDPNEKAFGAKVVVTFEDGSELVDELGIANAHPFGARPFARAEYINKFKTLTDDILDASESARFLDLVQQLPDLSAEQVKQLNPVAPNGYLVENSAKGIF, from the coding sequence ATGATCACGCATGACGTTCGCGCGCACCGTTCCAAAGACAATCTGAAACGCGAAGACCAGCTTGCCTGGAAAATCGCCGAAGTCGCCGCCGACCCGGTCGAGGTCGATGCCGAAGCGACCGACATGATCATCAACCGTATTATCGACAACGCGTCCGTTGGCATCGCATCACTCAATCGCGGGCCGATCAAATCAGCACGCGCTATGGCGAACGCGCATATGCGTTCGGGCGGCGCAAGCTTGTTCGGCCTGCCTGCGGATCATACGGTTTGCGCTGAATGGGCGGCATGGGCCAACGGTACAGCTGTGCGCGAGCTTGATTTTCACGACACGTTTCTCGCTGCGGATTACTCACACCCGGGCGATAACATTCCGCCGGTGCTCGCTGTGGCGCAGCAGTGCGGCAAGGACGGCAAGGCGCTTCTTCGCGGCATTGCCACAGGTTACGAAATTCAGGTCAATCTGGTGAAGGCGATCTGCCTGCACGAACACAAGATCGACCACATTGCTCATATCGGACCGTCAGCGTCAGCGGCGGTCGGTACGCTGCTTGGTCTTGATACGGAGGTTATTTATCAGTCTGTGCAGCAAGGCTTGCACACCACAGTCACCACGCGCCAGTCGCGTAAAGGTGAGATTTCTACATGGAAGGCGTTTGCACCGGCCTATGCGGGCAAGCTCGCCATCGAGGCGGTTGACCGCTGCATGCGGGGCGAGGGTGCGCCATCGCCGATTTATGAAGGCGAAGACTCGGTGATCGCCTATATCCTCAACGGCCGAACCGCGCGGGACAAGGGCGAGAGCCCGTATGAGCCGGCCTATCACGTGCCGTTACCGGGCAAGGGCGAGGCGAAGCGCGCGATCCTCGAGACATATACAAAGGAGCACTCGGCTGAATATCAGTCACAAGCGCTGATCGACCTCGCCTTCCGCATGGGCAAGGAGGTCGAAGGGCGTGGCGGCTTTGATAAAGTGAAGTCGATCGTTCTGCACACGTCGCATCACACGCATTACGTTATCGGCACCGGTTCGGGCGATCCGCAGAAGATGGATCCGAATGCGTCGCGCGAAACGCTCGATCACTCGATCATGTATATTTTCGCAGTCGCGCTGCAGGACGGCGAATGGCATCATGTCCGCTCCTACGCGCCGGAACGCGCCAAGCGCGAAGATACGGTGCGGTTGTGGCACAAGATTTCGACGGTGGAAGACCCCGAATGGACGCGGCGTTATCACTCTCACGATCCGAATGAAAAAGCCTTTGGCGCCAAGGTCGTGGTGACGTTCGAAGACGGTTCAGAACTCGTTGACGAACTCGGAATCGCCAATGCGCATCCGTTTGGCGCGCGCCCCTTCGCCCGGGCGGAGTATATCAACAAGTTCAAGACACTGACCGACGACATTCTTGATGCATCTGAGTCGGCGCGCTTCCTCGATCTTGTTCAGCAATTGCCTGACCTTTCAGCGGAGCAGGTGAAGCAGCTCAATCCCGTCGCGCCGAATGGTTATCTGGTCGAGAACTCGGCGAAGGGGATTTTTTAA
- the cysD gene encoding sulfate adenylyltransferase subunit CysD: MSEIDTLLTRAKAAAEKSGLTLSTVSRKLFNDGKAIARLEAGGQCTLKTLETARAKLNELETGAAPAPAEQLPHDATAVLSPASMTHLDRLEAEAIHIMREVAAEAENPVMLYSVGKDSAVMLHLAVKAFYPSKPPFPLMHVDTTWKFREMIKFRDETAARLGLDLIVHINQEGVEQGVGPFTHGSQVHTDIMKTQALKQALDKYKFDAAFGGARRDEEKSRAKERIFSFRSAGHRWDPKNQRPELWNIYNTRIDQGESIRVFPLSNWTELDIWQYIYRESIPIVPLYFAAKRPVIERDGAIIMVDDDRMPLNGEAPNEEMVRFRTLGCYPLTGAVKSKATTLPEIIQEMLIATTSERQGRVIDHDQAASMEKKKQEGYF; encoded by the coding sequence ATGAGTGAAATCGATACTTTACTGACCCGAGCAAAGGCGGCCGCTGAAAAATCAGGCCTGACCCTTTCAACGGTATCCAGAAAGCTTTTCAACGATGGCAAGGCGATCGCCCGACTGGAGGCTGGCGGCCAGTGCACTCTGAAGACGCTGGAAACCGCTCGCGCCAAGCTGAACGAATTGGAAACCGGCGCGGCGCCAGCGCCCGCCGAGCAACTGCCCCATGACGCAACCGCGGTTCTTTCACCGGCCAGCATGACCCATCTCGACCGGCTGGAGGCGGAAGCCATCCACATCATGCGCGAAGTAGCGGCCGAGGCGGAAAACCCGGTGATGCTTTACTCTGTCGGTAAAGACTCCGCTGTCATGCTGCATCTCGCGGTAAAGGCGTTTTATCCATCAAAGCCGCCCTTCCCGCTCATGCATGTGGACACCACCTGGAAGTTCCGTGAAATGATCAAATTCCGCGACGAAACCGCAGCGCGTCTCGGCCTTGATCTCATTGTGCACATTAATCAGGAAGGCGTCGAACAGGGCGTTGGGCCTTTCACGCATGGCAGCCAGGTTCATACCGACATTATGAAGACGCAAGCCCTGAAACAGGCGCTCGATAAGTATAAATTCGATGCGGCATTCGGCGGCGCACGCCGTGATGAAGAAAAATCCCGCGCCAAGGAACGCATATTTTCTTTCCGCTCAGCCGGGCATCGCTGGGATCCAAAAAATCAGCGTCCGGAGCTTTGGAATATCTATAATACGCGCATCGACCAGGGTGAATCCATTCGCGTGTTTCCGCTCTCCAACTGGACCGAACTTGACATCTGGCAATATATTTATCGCGAGAGCATTCCCATTGTACCGTTGTATTTTGCCGCCAAGCGGCCAGTGATCGAACGCGACGGCGCGATCATCATGGTGGATGACGACCGAATGCCGCTAAACGGCGAGGCGCCAAACGAAGAGATGGTCCGCTTCCGCACGCTCGGATGTTACCCCCTCACCGGTGCGGTCAAGTCAAAGGCGACGACCCTGCCGGAAATCATTCAGGAAATGTTGATCGCCACGACGTCAGAACGTCAGGGCAGGGTCATCGATCATGACCAGGCGGCGTCCATGGAGAAAAAAAAGCAGGAAGGGTATTTCTAA
- a CDS encoding thiol-disulfide oxidoreductase DCC family protein, whose product MQPEKYSYRDDPNVPPFDDSKPLIIFDGVCVLCASGVQFMMKHDRQGETRFAVIQDALPRALYKHYDLDADTFDTFMVLADGVPHLRWRGVCKAARLMPAPWKWLGALGRLVPGVIGDAVYDFVQRNRIGWFGSRDVCFVPDAETKKRFLARL is encoded by the coding sequence ATGCAACCGGAAAAATATTCATATCGCGACGATCCGAACGTACCGCCTTTTGACGATTCAAAACCGCTCATCATCTTTGATGGCGTGTGTGTCCTTTGCGCTTCGGGCGTGCAGTTCATGATGAAGCATGACCGGCAAGGTGAAACGAGGTTCGCCGTCATTCAGGATGCGTTGCCGCGTGCCCTTTATAAACATTACGATCTTGATGCGGATACGTTTGACACGTTCATGGTGCTGGCTGACGGCGTGCCGCATTTGCGCTGGCGTGGTGTGTGTAAAGCCGCACGTCTCATGCCCGCGCCGTGGAAATGGCTTGGCGCCCTCGGGCGGCTCGTTCCGGGCGTCATTGGCGACGCCGTTTATGACTTCGTTCAGCGCAATCGCATCGGCTGGTTCGGGTCTCGGGATGTGTGCTTCGTACCCGATGCGGAAACGAAAAAGCGTTTCTTGGCTCGGCTGTGA
- a CDS encoding sulfite exporter TauE/SafE family protein, giving the protein MEIELWKVALLFAAGIASGWINVLAGGGSILSVPIMVFMGLPGPVANGTNRIGIIAQNIASVTTFFRKGFSDFKLSASLAACASVGAFFGANVGVKLDGVWFERTLALIMLGILIIMMTGAGQKPADQNGKARNLVLGHVLFIGAGFWGGFIQIGVGLIQIPILNRVMGLDLVRCNMHKVFIALVFSLVSLAVFAANVEIAWTFGFALAAGHFIGGWLGASSAVAKGEALIKKVFYLALVAMAVKLLFF; this is encoded by the coding sequence ATGGAAATCGAGCTTTGGAAAGTCGCGTTACTGTTCGCCGCCGGCATTGCGTCGGGGTGGATCAACGTGCTGGCGGGCGGCGGCTCGATCCTCTCCGTACCGATCATGGTGTTCATGGGGCTCCCCGGCCCGGTGGCGAACGGCACCAACCGCATAGGCATCATCGCCCAGAACATCGCGTCGGTAACGACGTTTTTCCGCAAGGGATTTTCGGACTTCAAACTGAGCGCATCGCTGGCGGCGTGCGCGAGCGTCGGCGCCTTCTTTGGCGCTAATGTGGGCGTCAAGCTTGATGGCGTCTGGTTTGAACGCACGCTGGCGCTCATCATGCTCGGCATTCTCATCATCATGATGACTGGCGCGGGGCAAAAGCCGGCGGATCAAAACGGCAAGGCGCGCAATCTTGTGCTCGGGCACGTTCTTTTTATCGGCGCGGGGTTCTGGGGCGGGTTCATTCAGATCGGCGTCGGCCTAATCCAGATCCCCATTCTTAACCGCGTCATGGGGTTGGATCTCGTCCGCTGCAACATGCACAAGGTTTTTATCGCGCTTGTGTTCTCGCTCGTCTCGCTGGCCGTATTCGCCGCGAATGTTGAGATCGCCTGGACGTTTGGTTTCGCCTTGGCGGCGGGACACTTTATTGGCGGTTGGCTTGGCGCGAGTTCCGCCGTGGCGAAGGGCGAGGCGTTGATCAAAAAGGTCTTTTACCTCGCTCTTGTCGCCATGGCGGTGAAGCTGCTGTTCTTTTAG
- a CDS encoding inositol monophosphatase family protein, which translates to MIVDPEKVAAVIAEVAEEEIVSRFGALSDDDIGTKSRPDDFVTVADQAAEAQLKTALAGILPGAGFIGEESAARDSSILTKLEGDGAYWIVDPLDGTRNFVQGVREFGSMVALVEKGKIRQGWIYAIPEKAFAIGEAGSGASWNGEALKPVKPSKAPLFGYRAVGALSSDWRGRLVKPLRENFETEPARCSAYAYINLITGERDFALSSRCSPWDHAPGVVILREIGGRAEYLDDGEPYRPVSTFGRPMLVAGNDFAWRTVAGVVLG; encoded by the coding sequence ATGATCGTAGATCCTGAAAAAGTCGCGGCTGTCATTGCTGAAGTTGCGGAAGAAGAAATTGTTTCGCGTTTCGGCGCGCTATCGGATGATGATATTGGGACAAAATCCAGGCCGGATGATTTCGTTACTGTTGCTGACCAGGCTGCCGAGGCGCAGCTAAAGACCGCTTTGGCGGGGATTTTACCAGGCGCCGGGTTCATTGGCGAGGAATCAGCGGCGCGCGACTCATCTATTTTGACCAAACTTGAAGGCGACGGCGCTTATTGGATCGTCGACCCGCTGGACGGCACGCGAAATTTTGTACAGGGCGTGCGCGAGTTTGGATCAATGGTGGCGCTTGTCGAAAAAGGCAAAATTCGTCAGGGGTGGATCTACGCCATTCCGGAAAAAGCCTTTGCCATTGGAGAAGCTGGAAGCGGGGCCTCATGGAACGGTGAGGCGCTGAAACCGGTCAAGCCATCCAAAGCGCCTTTGTTTGGCTATCGTGCCGTTGGCGCATTGTCTTCTGATTGGCGAGGGCGGCTTGTAAAGCCATTGCGTGAAAACTTTGAGACCGAACCGGCGCGTTGTTCTGCATACGCATACATCAATCTGATTACTGGCGAACGAGACTTTGCGTTATCGTCGCGTTGCAGCCCGTGGGACCACGCTCCGGGCGTCGTTATCTTGCGTGAGATTGGCGGGCGAGCAGAATATCTTGACGATGGCGAGCCTTATAGGCCGGTTTCGACCTTTGGACGGCCCATGCTCGTGGCCGGCAATGACTTCGCCTGGCGCACTGTAGCTGGCGTGGTTCTAGGCTAA
- the hfq gene encoding RNA chaperone Hfq has translation MSEKKQNLQDTFLNHVRKTKIPVTIFLVNGVKLQGIVSWFDNFCVLLKRDGHAQLVYKHAISTVMPQAPVTLWDGDDSEES, from the coding sequence ATGAGTGAAAAAAAACAAAATCTTCAAGACACTTTTCTCAACCACGTTCGCAAGACAAAAATTCCGGTTACGATCTTTCTCGTTAACGGCGTGAAGCTGCAAGGCATTGTGAGCTGGTTTGATAATTTTTGCGTTCTGTTGAAACGCGACGGTCATGCACAGCTCGTATATAAGCACGCAATCTCAACGGTCATGCCGCAAGCGCCGGTGACGTTATGGGATGGCGACGACAGTGAAGAAAGCTGA
- a CDS encoding PRC-barrel domain-containing protein produces the protein MKNMIALSTASLFALSVAACGQDNASPNEPKPGDIAEEAADDTTDTLEDAGEEISAAVNDAARDAADMAENELSQSNAKGFTARNIIGASVRDRNGKALAVIDDLLFSDTRHLRAVVIRDGAFLGLGGDNAIIGADRFDFAVAADGEMIITAEIAEGELRQMTDSLAFEPTDGVINPGNLMSVNRFLDRSIVNSNGDEIADPFDIVFGMPGHWGELIVSVGGLGAIGNRLVSIDSALITMDGGSGDLRLADNAPDLDTLPTFEYR, from the coding sequence ATGAAAAACATGATCGCCCTTTCGACCGCATCCCTGTTCGCCTTATCTGTTGCAGCCTGCGGACAGGATAACGCCTCGCCGAATGAGCCAAAGCCCGGAGACATCGCCGAAGAAGCAGCAGACGACACAACGGACACGCTGGAAGACGCCGGCGAAGAAATTTCCGCCGCTGTTAATGACGCGGCGCGCGACGCGGCAGACATGGCTGAAAATGAGCTGTCGCAATCGAACGCCAAAGGTTTCACCGCGCGCAATATTATTGGCGCTTCGGTCCGCGATCGAAACGGCAAGGCGCTGGCCGTTATCGATGATCTATTATTCTCGGACACTCGTCATTTGCGCGCTGTCGTTATTCGTGACGGCGCATTTTTAGGTCTTGGCGGTGATAATGCCATCATTGGCGCCGACAGGTTTGATTTCGCTGTCGCCGCTGACGGCGAGATGATCATCACGGCGGAAATTGCCGAAGGCGAACTGCGTCAGATGACAGACTCACTTGCGTTTGAACCAACTGACGGCGTTATCAACCCCGGCAATCTCATGAGCGTGAACAGATTCCTTGATCGTTCGATCGTGAATTCCAATGGCGACGAGATTGCCGACCCGTTTGATATTGTGTTTGGCATGCCCGGTCATTGGGGCGAGTTAATTGTCTCCGTTGGCGGCCTCGGCGCGATCGGAAATCGTCTCGTGAGTATTGATTCAGCGCTAATTACAATGGATGGCGGATCGGGCGACTTGCGTCTTGCTGATAACGCTCCCGACCTCGATACGCTGCCGACTTTCGAATATCGGTAA